The following proteins are co-located in the Pedobacter frigiditerrae genome:
- a CDS encoding DUF262 domain-containing protein → METKDKTGKLLYTISEIFNDNGYLSEKNKEYFNIPHYQRGYKWEPNNVNKLLTDIDNFIAGDGKFYCLQNITIVANNNVFNVIDGQQRLTTLTIILSYLGEKLLVNKKVRFPQNSIRKYSNQFLNEIVTRKDLEFPAVTWEDYVEKFPEYDLQDIGHMFNVYRAIEGWFEAKNKENQIFAIDKFLNKLLHDVKIIVNEVDGQTSEEKVFGNLNSKRIPLDGSDLIRAILITRVAREEARKETDLKNIIYVNERRVKLGWELDQINNWWGSENIKGYFSKFVSVKSELIGGDKKLFNEEHYPINYLYLLYAETKGKNKLTLDLIEQHTNSAIALYKEILKLHYTLQDWYSNKEIYHYLGFLFNVRGKNKANFREIWINWQTVASRDEFIEYLKSSMKKCFLGNDEELIDFKDHNTNWYEDKENELVMSLVLMDVIQSIKENQPNLPFNFFHKDKNDIEHIFPKKPKELKNKKAYIDFLNKFEKDQTKHFNLKNYDKLIQSEKYQLQLENHIDRTIAEYKINAIGNLVLLYNSLNRSISNSIYSEKRSRIIEYYSLGHFIQPHTFKVFTRDFNDPNQKNRDFEYWVNDDILRNGVYIDSEINKFFTPKSK, encoded by the coding sequence ATGGAAACGAAAGATAAAACAGGAAAACTATTATACACAATAAGCGAAATATTTAATGATAATGGTTATTTATCAGAAAAAAACAAAGAATATTTTAATATTCCCCACTACCAAAGAGGTTATAAGTGGGAACCAAATAATGTGAATAAATTATTAACAGATATTGATAATTTTATTGCTGGAGATGGTAAATTTTATTGTTTGCAAAACATAACTATTGTTGCTAATAATAATGTGTTTAACGTTATTGATGGGCAACAACGCTTAACAACGCTCACAATAATACTATCCTATTTGGGCGAAAAGTTATTGGTTAATAAAAAAGTTAGGTTTCCACAAAATTCCATCAGAAAATATTCAAATCAATTTCTAAATGAGATAGTAACAAGAAAGGATCTAGAATTTCCAGCTGTAACTTGGGAAGATTATGTTGAAAAATTTCCTGAATATGATTTACAGGATATTGGACACATGTTCAATGTGTATCGTGCAATAGAAGGATGGTTCGAAGCTAAAAATAAAGAAAACCAAATATTTGCAATTGATAAATTCTTGAATAAACTTTTACATGATGTAAAAATAATTGTGAATGAAGTAGATGGTCAAACAAGTGAAGAAAAAGTTTTTGGGAATTTAAACTCCAAACGGATTCCTCTTGATGGCTCTGATTTAATAAGGGCAATTTTAATTACAAGGGTAGCCAGAGAAGAAGCAAGAAAAGAAACTGATTTAAAAAATATCATTTATGTAAATGAAAGGAGAGTTAAGCTTGGTTGGGAACTTGACCAAATTAACAATTGGTGGGGTTCTGAAAATATAAAGGGATATTTCTCAAAGTTTGTTAGCGTAAAATCTGAACTAATAGGTGGAGATAAAAAACTTTTTAATGAAGAACATTATCCAATTAATTATTTGTATCTCTTATATGCAGAGACTAAAGGTAAAAATAAACTTACGCTTGATCTTATTGAGCAACATACCAACAGTGCAATTGCATTATATAAAGAGATTTTAAAATTACATTATACTTTACAAGATTGGTATAGCAACAAGGAGATCTATCATTATTTAGGTTTTCTTTTCAATGTTAGGGGGAAGAATAAAGCAAATTTTAGAGAGATATGGATTAATTGGCAAACGGTTGCAAGCAGAGATGAATTTATTGAATACTTAAAAAGTAGTATGAAAAAATGCTTTTTGGGGAATGACGAAGAATTAATTGACTTTAAGGACCATAATACCAATTGGTATGAGGATAAAGAAAATGAATTGGTGATGAGTTTGGTTTTGATGGATGTCATTCAGAGTATAAAAGAAAATCAACCAAACCTGCCGTTTAATTTCTTTCACAAAGACAAAAATGATATTGAACACATCTTTCCAAAAAAACCAAAAGAGCTCAAAAACAAAAAAGCATATATTGACTTTCTAAACAAGTTTGAAAAGGATCAAACAAAGCATTTTAACCTAAAAAATTATGATAAGCTAATTCAAAGTGAGAAGTATCAATTACAATTAGAAAATCATATAGATAGAACCATTGCTGAATATAAAATAAATGCTATTGGAAATTTGGTGTTATTGTACAATAGTTTAAACAGAAGTATAAGTAACTCAATTTATTCAGAAAAAAGATCCAGGATAATTGAATATTATAGTTTAGGTCACTTTATACAACCTCACACATTTAAGGTTTTCACAAGAGATTTTAATGATCCAAATCAAAAAAATAGGGATTTCGAATATTGGGTAAATGACGACATATTGAGAAATGGTGTTTATATAGATTCTGAAATTAATAAATTCTTTACACCCAAATCAAAATGA
- a CDS encoding DUF262 domain-containing protein, which yields MSENKLLKEVSVKQILETYNLIVPEIQREYVWGQNQYGVFHTFLDDIQEGLTNVADETDEERTLKDAILNPAIDEQTKKALREILDKLVKPIAAMNIGFLYSYKPGYYIGNDREEDLYLIDGQQRFTTLVLILFYFAIKEDKKADFISLFKFDAAKEKIAFDYRVRSITHQFFIELIEKCTTINDLLEIRNKNWFLSSYANDTTVKSIAGINENTGVFYLLHNFFQNDISKYYDFVKTGIKFWHFKAEETTQGEELYITMNSRGQQLADNENIRAKLFDDELIKNNSLFWSEKWEQWQDFFWKNRDKTRPNSSADDGFNEFLRWVQLLKMYENNNQQVPITDDLRNKFEKALQWGTETKLESEYFSLIDIDQAFESLKYLYGTFESDNINLKNIYPKSFIGGLIPKKWIANEGRVLGLIDLFQLLPVLAYIKKHIVTDKEIKNITLYRLIRCLRFLSRDVTIGKAVRQQVANALFFTDELAFNMDLVDLANNQKISTTILNEELNMKLSLLNSSSERERLEDLFWYAEELLEAEILHLITLTIEHKGVFNIEYFEKVVLCYQELLDNEDAVTFNLMHTDFYNDQYDRIYCDKDWYKKSALMNLLVNRIENNQINFNDFLVQQQKIFIAGYETEQEIIEEDSAGNQLFIYYILATNDIYSVKIGWNYNYFNFGKWPGYSGFHTIFKNGIIYQGYDSAFRENQFKILGTHSLKDKLAVKKLLAWATEPLTTD from the coding sequence ATGAGCGAAAATAAACTTTTAAAGGAAGTTTCTGTTAAACAGATTCTTGAAACTTACAATTTAATAGTACCAGAGATACAACGTGAATATGTTTGGGGCCAAAATCAATACGGCGTGTTTCATACATTTTTAGATGATATTCAAGAAGGGTTAACTAATGTAGCAGATGAAACTGACGAAGAAAGAACTTTGAAAGATGCTATTTTAAATCCAGCAATCGATGAACAAACAAAAAAGGCACTTAGAGAAATATTAGATAAATTAGTTAAACCTATTGCTGCAATGAATATCGGCTTTCTTTATTCATATAAGCCTGGATATTATATAGGAAATGATAGAGAAGAAGATCTTTATTTAATCGATGGCCAGCAAAGGTTCACCACATTAGTTTTAATATTATTTTATTTTGCAATTAAAGAAGATAAAAAGGCTGACTTTATTTCTTTATTCAAGTTTGATGCTGCCAAAGAAAAAATAGCATTTGATTATAGAGTAAGATCAATTACGCATCAATTTTTTATTGAATTGATAGAGAAATGTACTACAATTAATGATTTATTAGAGATTAGAAATAAGAATTGGTTTTTATCTAGTTATGCTAATGATACAACTGTAAAATCTATTGCTGGGATCAATGAAAATACAGGTGTTTTTTATTTGCTTCATAATTTTTTTCAAAACGACATTTCAAAGTACTATGATTTTGTGAAAACTGGGATTAAGTTTTGGCATTTTAAAGCTGAAGAAACCACTCAGGGAGAAGAATTATACATCACTATGAATTCTAGAGGGCAACAACTTGCTGATAATGAAAATATAAGAGCAAAATTATTTGATGATGAATTAATCAAAAACAACTCTTTGTTCTGGAGCGAAAAATGGGAACAATGGCAAGATTTTTTCTGGAAAAATAGAGATAAAACGAGACCGAACAGCTCTGCTGATGATGGATTTAATGAATTCTTAAGGTGGGTACAGTTGCTTAAAATGTATGAAAACAATAATCAACAAGTCCCAATTACTGATGATTTAAGAAACAAATTTGAAAAAGCTTTACAATGGGGTACAGAAACAAAACTCGAAAGTGAATATTTTTCTTTAATAGATATAGACCAAGCTTTCGAAAGTTTAAAATATTTATATGGAACTTTTGAAAGTGATAATATAAATCTAAAAAATATATATCCTAAAAGCTTTATAGGTGGTTTAATTCCTAAAAAATGGATTGCTAATGAAGGAAGAGTATTAGGATTAATTGACCTCTTCCAATTGCTGCCTGTTTTGGCTTATATCAAAAAACATATTGTAACTGATAAGGAAATAAAAAACATCACACTCTATCGATTAATAAGATGTTTGAGGTTCTTAAGTAGAGATGTAACAATTGGTAAAGCAGTTAGGCAACAAGTTGCTAATGCATTGTTTTTTACTGATGAGTTAGCTTTTAATATGGATTTGGTTGATTTAGCCAATAACCAAAAGATTTCAACCACGATTCTGAACGAAGAGTTGAATATGAAACTTTCTCTGTTAAATTCTTCCTCAGAAAGAGAAAGACTAGAAGATTTATTTTGGTATGCAGAAGAACTCTTAGAGGCCGAGATACTTCACTTAATAACTTTAACAATTGAGCATAAAGGAGTATTTAATATTGAATATTTTGAAAAGGTTGTTTTATGTTACCAAGAATTGTTAGATAACGAGGATGCTGTAACATTTAATTTAATGCATACAGATTTTTATAACGATCAATATGATAGAATATATTGCGACAAAGATTGGTACAAAAAAAGTGCTTTAATGAACCTATTAGTTAATAGGATAGAAAACAACCAGATAAATTTTAATGATTTTTTAGTACAGCAACAGAAGATTTTTATTGCGGGTTATGAAACAGAACAAGAAATTATTGAAGAAGATTCTGCCGGCAATCAATTATTTATCTATTATATCTTAGCCACAAATGATATTTATAGTGTTAAAATAGGTTGGAATTACAATTATTTTAATTTTGGAAAATGGCCTGGATATTCAGGCTTTCATACAATTTTTAAAAATGGGATTATCTATCAGGGTTATGATTCTGCTTTTAGAGAAAATCAATTTAAAATTTTAGGTACACATTCATTAAAAGACAAATTAGCTGTAAAAAAACTTTTAGCTTGGGCAACCGAGCCTTTAACCACTGATTAA
- a CDS encoding type I restriction endonuclease subunit R has translation MPSQTNEQALEASIEKRLAGTNLEELKTMSEPKELYRTGNGYYIGQASDFNPKFAIDENRFWHFLETTQKEELAKLQKQSDWKLKILERLDRLIKKYGVLRLLRKGLEVDDAHFTLFYVLPLASSSKIIKDNFESNEFSVTRQIRYSLTNTKEEIDMVLFVNGLPFSTMELKNHWTGQNAKVHGQNQYKFKRDITQPLLNFGRCVVHFVVDTDEVYMTTKLDGANTFFLPFNLGNNFGKGNPPNPFGHKTSYLWDEVLTRQSVANILQHFVRFDGKETDPLNKKTLFFPRYHQMKVVRDILADASKKGVGQTYLIQHSAGSGKSNSITWVAYQLIEAYPEIEGLPGGKGISNPLFDSVIVVTDRRLLDKQLRENIKEFSEVKNIVAPAYSSKELKESLEQGKKIIITTIQKFPFIVKGIADLSDKRFAVIIDEAHSSQSGSAADNMNQAMGNNKEEEYEDVQDKILEEVMRSRKMRGNASYLAFTATPKNNTLEKFGVKQEDGNFKPLHLYSMKQAIEEGFILDVLANYTTYKSYYEIEKSIEDNPLFDTAKAQKKLKAYVERHQQTVEVKAEIMLEHFVSNIVNKKKLKGKAKSMVVTQSIESAIRYYQALKKLLATKGNPFKIAIAFSGKKTVDGIEYSEDGLNGFSEKDTRDKFDEEEYKILVVANKYLTGFDQPKLTAMYVDKKLQGVLAVQALSRLNRAADKLGKKTEDLFVLDFFNSVDEIKDAFDPFYTATTLSKATDINVLHEIKGNLDEVGVYEWLEVEDFVEKYFKGVNAELLSPIIDFAAERFNNALELEEDAKADFKIKAKQFVKIYGQMAAILPYEVIKWEKLFWFLKFLIPKLIILDPDRDAYDELLNSVDLSTYGLERVKLNQSIGLDESTTELDPQNPNPRGAHTKDEESDPLDLIIQSFNEKWYQGWDATPEDQRIKFVNLSKNIMAHPDFEMKVKDNMDTQNQDLALRKILDDVMAQQRKNELDLYRLYAKDDAFHQAFFDTMKRMVNVGR, from the coding sequence ATGCCCTCACAAACTAACGAACAAGCGCTAGAAGCATCCATCGAAAAAAGATTAGCTGGCACAAATCTAGAAGAACTCAAAACAATGAGTGAGCCTAAAGAATTGTACAGAACTGGCAATGGTTATTACATTGGGCAGGCTTCAGATTTCAACCCAAAGTTTGCAATAGATGAAAATCGTTTTTGGCATTTTTTAGAAACTACCCAAAAAGAAGAGTTAGCCAAATTGCAAAAACAAAGCGATTGGAAACTCAAGATATTAGAACGCTTAGATAGGTTAATTAAAAAGTATGGTGTTTTACGTTTGCTGCGTAAAGGTTTAGAAGTAGATGATGCACATTTTACGCTGTTTTATGTATTGCCATTGGCAAGTAGCAGCAAAATCATTAAAGACAATTTCGAGAGTAACGAGTTTAGTGTAACAAGGCAAATCCGTTATTCGCTAACTAACACCAAAGAAGAGATTGACATGGTACTTTTTGTAAATGGTCTCCCATTCTCTACCATGGAATTAAAAAACCATTGGACAGGGCAAAATGCTAAAGTACATGGGCAAAATCAGTATAAATTTAAAAGAGATATTACACAGCCATTGTTAAACTTCGGTAGGTGTGTGGTGCATTTTGTGGTTGATACAGATGAAGTTTACATGACTACGAAATTAGATGGAGCGAATACCTTCTTTTTGCCATTTAATTTAGGTAATAACTTCGGCAAGGGTAATCCGCCAAATCCCTTTGGACATAAAACATCTTATTTATGGGATGAGGTTTTAACGAGACAAAGTGTGGCTAATATTTTACAACACTTTGTTCGTTTTGATGGCAAAGAAACCGACCCATTAAATAAAAAAACTTTGTTCTTTCCTCGTTACCACCAAATGAAAGTGGTAAGAGATATTTTGGCAGATGCTAGTAAAAAAGGCGTGGGGCAAACTTATCTCATTCAGCATTCGGCAGGTTCTGGTAAATCCAATTCCATTACTTGGGTAGCATACCAATTGATAGAAGCTTATCCAGAAATAGAAGGATTGCCTGGTGGTAAAGGTATTTCTAATCCGCTATTTGATTCAGTAATTGTAGTTACTGATAGACGATTGTTAGATAAACAACTAAGGGAAAACATTAAAGAATTTTCTGAAGTTAAAAACATAGTTGCACCTGCTTATTCATCAAAAGAATTGAAAGAAAGCTTGGAGCAAGGTAAAAAGATCATTATTACTACCATTCAAAAATTTCCTTTTATTGTAAAAGGTATTGCAGATTTAAGCGATAAACGTTTTGCAGTCATTATTGATGAAGCACATAGCAGTCAAAGTGGTTCGGCGGCAGATAACATGAACCAAGCGATGGGCAATAATAAAGAAGAAGAATATGAAGATGTGCAAGATAAGATTTTAGAAGAAGTAATGCGTTCTCGTAAAATGAGAGGCAATGCTTCATACCTAGCTTTTACGGCAACACCAAAAAATAATACGTTAGAAAAGTTCGGTGTAAAACAAGAAGATGGAAATTTTAAACCTTTGCATCTTTATTCGATGAAACAAGCTATAGAGGAAGGTTTTATTTTAGATGTTTTAGCTAATTACACCACTTACAAAAGCTATTACGAAATTGAGAAATCAATAGAAGATAACCCCTTATTTGACACCGCAAAAGCACAAAAAAAATTAAAGGCTTATGTAGAGCGACATCAGCAAACCGTAGAGGTAAAGGCAGAGATAATGCTAGAGCACTTTGTAAGCAATATAGTGAACAAAAAGAAGCTGAAAGGTAAAGCTAAGTCCATGGTGGTTACTCAAAGTATCGAATCTGCCATTCGTTATTACCAAGCATTGAAAAAATTGTTAGCTACAAAGGGTAATCCTTTCAAGATAGCCATTGCTTTCTCAGGTAAGAAAACTGTCGATGGCATAGAGTATTCGGAAGATGGCCTAAATGGCTTCTCTGAAAAAGATACTAGAGATAAATTTGACGAGGAAGAATATAAAATATTGGTTGTAGCCAATAAATATTTAACTGGTTTTGATCAGCCTAAGTTAACAGCAATGTATGTTGATAAGAAGCTACAGGGTGTTTTAGCTGTTCAAGCATTATCCAGGTTAAATAGAGCTGCGGATAAATTAGGAAAGAAAACAGAAGATTTGTTTGTGCTGGATTTCTTTAATTCTGTAGATGAAATTAAGGACGCATTTGATCCATTTTATACTGCTACAACTTTAAGTAAAGCGACGGACATTAATGTTTTACACGAAATAAAAGGCAATCTAGATGAAGTTGGTGTTTATGAATGGCTTGAGGTTGAGGATTTTGTAGAGAAATATTTTAAAGGAGTAAATGCTGAGTTGCTAAGTCCAATTATTGATTTTGCTGCAGAACGTTTCAACAATGCGTTGGAATTAGAAGAAGATGCAAAAGCTGACTTCAAAATTAAAGCAAAACAGTTCGTGAAAATTTATGGCCAAATGGCCGCTATCCTTCCTTATGAAGTTATTAAATGGGAAAAGCTATTTTGGTTTTTGAAATTCTTGATACCAAAGTTGATTATTCTTGATCCCGACAGAGATGCATATGATGAGCTGCTAAACTCTGTCGATTTATCAACTTATGGTTTAGAAAGAGTGAAGTTGAATCAATCAATAGGCTTGGATGAAAGCACAACAGAGTTAGACCCGCAAAATCCTAACCCTCGTGGTGCGCATACAAAAGATGAAGAAAGCGATCCTCTAGATTTAATCATTCAAAGCTTCAATGAAAAATGGTATCAAGGTTGGGATGCAACACCAGAAGATCAGCGGATTAAGTTCGTAAATTTAAGTAAGAATATCATGGCACACCCAGACTTCGAAATGAAGGTTAAAGATAATATGGATACGCAAAACCAAGATTTGGCACTAAGAAAGATTTTAGATGATGTGATGGCTCAACAACGAAAAAACGAATTAGACTTATATCGTTTGTATGCCAAAGATGATGCCTTTCATCAAGCATTTTTTGACACGATGAAGAGGATGGTTAATGTGGGGAGGTAA
- a CDS encoding two-component regulator propeller domain-containing protein, translated as MAKIYSLKSIIGFVYLFFTLINCSAQLNGKSIKHLGVEDGLSNNVVNSLYQDRFGFMWMGTYDGLNRYDGYSFKIFRNKWGDENSLINNHITALNGDDVNRIWIGTQKGVSFFDYANSKIHPVFYIDKGRNVKITAPITSIAVAKNGTTYIATDEKGLFVIQKGSNIAQRIPVSNHVNYTARGLAIDEQNNLWVFVKDVGLCTYHVALGKIGLTKSPIHSVTSIINYTKDELFIGTEKGLFSYHKATGKLERIPAQLSDNNIMSLSIDLQKKLWIATDGGGITIIDLATKKSSFLNASKEKGMLSSNSIGAVYEDREARKWIATLRGGVNIIDNVQAQFRTIKKDPFRENTLVNNFILSFCEDENKNIWIGTDGGGLSLWNPITNRYTNFVHHQNDPTSLSSNFITSILNDKQQNIWVTTFNGGIDRFNKQTNSFKHYTCFNTVKKIEEINVWKIFQDKSNRLWAGTTKGGALYLYNSSLDKFELFDARLKDIHTLYQDAQGILWGGNYTHLIQIDPIRKKHQYIPVGIAIRAIYEDSYKQLWIGTEGGGLLKLDRNTKKLKRYIQADGLPSNSVLNILEDNKGNLWCSTYNGLSRFNIKTAKFKNYYATDGLQSNQFNYNAALRLSNGELLFGGINGFNKFFPDSIKINKRIPKIVITDFRVNNIPIDEDPAYQDEISVVGLDKISMPFNAAVISVNFSAIEFSFQDQIKYAYYLEGWDRDWNYIDKLNFAYYSRLNEGTYKLHLKSTDTEGAWAANEKIIIIKVLPPWYRTWWAYSLYLALMISLYAVFVKYRRRQYRLKHEVELANLNREREKELNEKKLNFFTNISHELRTPLTLIVNPIKDILSTKENGQEKNDLNVVYRNSRRLLSLVDQLLLFRKTENENEALKLVKINLFKFAHEIFVCFNYLANNNNISYKFECEDEQIYIYADRDKLEIILFNLLSNALKFTPKGGKVVLNIALVNEMIQIRVADTGPGIPIEVGDKLFDKFYKVINNSSIKVGFGIGLYLVKNFVELHQGKISYTSTLGEGTTFFIALPKGDIVEEQLIILEDKEELNYVNELITEEDELGDEQIPNLELLISDLHAILVVDDNEQIIDYIHQIFHQKFKVYKANNGLEGLAAAREHLPDIIISDVNMDGLDGIELCREIKADPTMSHIPVILLTADPSPELRLQGIEVGAYDFISKPFDKELFTAKINGVIKNRSNLQSYFYNEVTLKSERNKISQEDKSFIQKTITIIEDNLMETNFNVKILASQLSMSHSNLYKRIKATSGLSINSFVRFIRLRKAAELLINTGLNINEVAFRVGINDIKYFRVQFQNQFKLTPSAFIKKHRKIFHKQYSINTNLADK; from the coding sequence ATGGCAAAAATCTACTCTCTTAAGTCGATTATAGGGTTTGTTTATCTTTTTTTTACGCTCATTAACTGTTCAGCGCAATTAAATGGTAAGTCTATTAAGCATTTGGGTGTTGAAGATGGTCTTTCCAATAACGTTGTAAATTCACTTTACCAAGATCGGTTTGGTTTCATGTGGATGGGTACTTATGATGGATTAAATCGTTATGACGGTTACAGCTTTAAGATATTCAGGAACAAATGGGGAGATGAAAATTCCTTAATCAATAACCACATTACTGCACTTAACGGTGATGATGTAAATAGGATATGGATTGGCACCCAAAAGGGTGTTTCTTTTTTTGATTATGCCAATTCTAAAATCCATCCGGTTTTTTATATTGATAAAGGCCGAAACGTAAAAATTACAGCGCCAATTACTTCCATTGCTGTTGCTAAAAATGGTACTACCTATATTGCAACAGACGAAAAGGGTTTGTTTGTTATTCAGAAAGGGTCAAACATCGCCCAGCGAATTCCTGTTTCAAATCATGTTAATTATACAGCACGAGGACTGGCCATAGATGAACAAAATAACCTTTGGGTGTTTGTAAAGGATGTGGGATTATGCACTTACCATGTAGCTTTAGGTAAAATTGGCTTAACCAAATCACCTATCCATTCGGTTACTTCAATTATCAACTACACTAAGGATGAGCTGTTCATTGGTACAGAAAAGGGGCTGTTTTCTTACCATAAAGCTACTGGAAAATTAGAACGCATTCCCGCTCAACTGAGCGATAATAACATCATGAGCTTAAGCATTGATTTGCAAAAGAAATTATGGATTGCTACAGATGGCGGTGGTATTACCATTATTGATTTGGCCACAAAAAAATCAAGCTTTTTGAATGCCTCCAAAGAAAAAGGGATGCTGAGTAGCAATTCCATAGGCGCTGTTTATGAAGATAGGGAGGCTAGAAAATGGATTGCCACCTTAAGGGGCGGTGTTAACATTATAGACAATGTACAGGCGCAGTTTAGAACCATTAAAAAAGACCCTTTTCGGGAAAATACTTTAGTAAACAATTTTATATTGTCGTTTTGCGAAGATGAAAATAAAAACATCTGGATTGGTACAGATGGCGGAGGATTAAGCTTATGGAACCCTATCACAAACCGTTATACCAACTTTGTGCATCATCAAAATGATCCAACTTCCTTATCTAGTAATTTTATAACCAGTATTTTAAATGATAAGCAGCAAAACATTTGGGTAACTACCTTTAATGGTGGTATAGATCGTTTTAATAAACAGACCAATAGCTTTAAACATTACACCTGTTTTAATACGGTAAAAAAAATAGAAGAAATTAATGTTTGGAAGATATTTCAAGATAAAAGTAACAGGCTCTGGGCAGGTACAACAAAGGGTGGGGCATTATATCTGTATAATAGTAGCCTAGATAAGTTCGAGCTTTTTGATGCAAGGCTGAAAGACATCCATACACTTTATCAAGACGCACAAGGCATCCTTTGGGGAGGAAACTATACCCATCTTATACAGATAGATCCTATTCGTAAAAAACACCAATATATTCCTGTGGGCATTGCCATAAGAGCCATTTACGAAGATAGCTACAAGCAATTGTGGATTGGGACTGAAGGTGGTGGTCTGCTGAAGTTGGATAGGAATACCAAAAAGCTGAAACGTTACATTCAGGCTGATGGCTTACCGAGTAATTCTGTCCTTAATATTTTAGAAGACAACAAGGGAAATTTATGGTGTAGTACTTATAATGGACTCTCTAGGTTCAATATCAAAACTGCCAAGTTTAAAAACTATTATGCTACAGATGGTTTACAAAGTAATCAGTTTAATTACAATGCCGCTTTAAGGTTAAGCAATGGCGAATTGTTATTTGGTGGGATAAATGGGTTTAACAAGTTTTTTCCAGATAGCATTAAAATCAATAAACGAATACCAAAAATTGTAATTACAGATTTTAGGGTAAACAATATTCCTATTGATGAAGATCCTGCATACCAAGACGAGATTTCTGTGGTAGGGCTAGATAAAATTTCCATGCCCTTTAATGCTGCGGTTATATCAGTTAACTTTTCGGCCATCGAATTTTCTTTCCAAGATCAAATCAAGTATGCCTATTACCTAGAAGGATGGGATAGGGATTGGAATTATATTGATAAACTAAACTTTGCTTATTATTCTCGTTTAAATGAGGGTACTTATAAGCTACACTTAAAAAGCACGGATACTGAAGGTGCTTGGGCAGCAAATGAAAAAATCATCATCATTAAAGTTTTGCCGCCTTGGTACCGTACATGGTGGGCTTATTCATTGTATTTAGCATTGATGATTTCATTATATGCCGTATTTGTTAAATACAGAAGAAGGCAATACCGTTTAAAACATGAGGTTGAGCTAGCCAACTTAAACAGGGAAAGAGAGAAGGAACTGAATGAGAAAAAATTGAACTTTTTTACCAATATCTCTCATGAACTCAGAACACCCCTTACTTTAATTGTAAACCCAATAAAGGATATTTTAAGCACAAAGGAAAACGGTCAAGAGAAAAACGACTTAAATGTGGTTTATAGAAATTCGAGGCGCTTGTTGAGTTTGGTTGATCAATTGTTGCTTTTTAGGAAAACAGAAAACGAAAATGAGGCTTTAAAATTGGTTAAAATCAACCTTTTTAAGTTTGCCCATGAGATATTTGTATGTTTCAATTACTTGGCCAATAACAATAACATTAGTTATAAATTTGAGTGTGAAGATGAGCAAATCTACATTTACGCAGACCGCGATAAGTTAGAAATCATCCTTTTTAACTTGCTTTCTAATGCCTTAAAATTTACGCCCAAAGGTGGTAAAGTAGTGTTAAATATTGCTTTAGTTAATGAAATGATACAAATTAGGGTAGCTGACACTGGTCCTGGTATACCTATAGAAGTTGGCGATAAGCTGTTTGATAAATTTTACAAGGTCATCAACAACAGTTCAATTAAGGTTGGTTTTGGTATCGGGCTTTATCTGGTTAAAAATTTTGTAGAACTACACCAAGGGAAAATCTCTTACACTTCTACACTTGGAGAAGGAACAACGTTTTTTATTGCCTTACCAAAAGGTGATATCGTTGAAGAACAGTTAATTATTTTAGAGGATAAGGAAGAGCTTAATTACGTTAACGAACTTATCACAGAAGAAGATGAATTAGGTGATGAACAAATCCCTAACCTTGAGTTACTCATTTCAGATTTGCATGCTATTTTGGTGGTAGATGATAATGAGCAAATTATAGATTATATCCATCAAATATTTCATCAGAAGTTTAAAGTTTACAAAGCCAATAACGGTTTGGAGGGTTTAGCAGCTGCTAGAGAACACTTGCCAGATATTATTATTTCTGATGTGAACATGGATGGCCTAGATGGGATTGAGTTATGCAGGGAAATAAAAGCAGACCCCACAATGAGCCATATCCCTGTGATTTTGTTAACTGCAGACCCAAGTCCAGAGTTGCGGTTGCAAGGCATAGAGGTTGGCGCTTATGATTTTATCAGTAAACCTTTTGACAAGGAATTATTTACTGCAAAAATTAATGGGGTCATCAAAAATAGAAGCAACTTACAGTCGTACTTTTATAATGAGGTAACTTTAAAGTCAGAGCGCAATAAAATCTCTCAAGAAGATAAAAGCTTTATTCAAAAAACCATCACCATTATAGAAGATAACTTGATGGAGACCAACTTTAACGTCAAAATATTGGCATCTCAGTTAAGCATGAGTCATTCTAACCTTTATAAAAGAATAAAGGCAACCTCGGGCTTGTCTATTAATAGTTTTGTGCGTTTCATTAGGTTGCGTAAAGCGGCCGAGCTATTGATCAATACCGGTTTAAATATCAATGAGGTAGCTTTTAGGGTAGGGATTAATGATATCAAATATTTTAGGGTTCAATTTCAAAATCAATTTAAGCTTACCCCTTCGGCATTTATTAAAAAACACCGTAAAATTTTCCATAAACAGTATAGCATTAACACTAATTTGGCTGATAAGTAA